The Microcaecilia unicolor chromosome 13, aMicUni1.1, whole genome shotgun sequence genome has a window encoding:
- the DUSP14 gene encoding dual specificity protein phosphatase 14 → MSSRSHSYLHRAILAPRLLSDGALGGIAEITSCLYLGRGSVASNRTLLLSRGITSIINATIEIPNFNWPQFEYVKVPLADMPHAPISLYFDSVADKIHSIARKHGATLVHCAAGVSRSASLCIAYLMKYHKVSLLEAYNWVKSRRPVIRPNVGFWRQLIEYERKLFGKTSVKMVHTPYGIIPDIYEKERRNLMPYWGI, encoded by the coding sequence ATGAGCTCCAGAAGTCACAGCTACCTTCACCGTGCCATTCTGGCCCCCCGCCTGCTTTCGGATGGGGCATTGGGAGGCATAGCTGAAATCACCTCCTGTCTGTACCTGGGCAGAGGGAGTGTTGCTTCCAACCGTACTTTACTCCTCTCCCGGGGCATCACCAGCATCATCAATGCCACCATTGAGATCCCAAATTTTAATTGGCCCCAGTTTGAGTATGTGAAAGTGCCTTTGGCAGACATGCCCCATGCACCAATCTCATTATACTTCGACAGTGTTGCTGATAAAATCCACAGCATTGCCAGGAAACATGGTGCAACCCTCGTGCACTGCGCAGCTGGGGTGAGCAGGTCAGCCTCCCTCTGCATTGCTTACCTGATGAAATACCACAAGGTATCCCTGTTGGAGGCTTACAACTGGGTCAAATCCAGACGACCAGTCATTAGACCCAACGTGGGCTTCTGGAGGCAGTTAATAGAGTATGAACGTAAGCTGTTTGGGAAAACTAGTGTGAAAATGGTACACACCCCCTATGGTATTATACCAGACATTTATGAGAAGGAGCGGAGAAACCTGATGCCTTACTGGGGGATATAA